In Streptomyces nojiriensis, one genomic interval encodes:
- a CDS encoding serine/threonine-protein kinase yields the protein MGEVFAGRYELIDPIGRGGAGAVWRAWDHRRRRYVAAKVLLQSDAHTLLRFVREQALRIDHPHVLAPASWAADDDKVLFTMDLVGGGSLGHVIGDYGPLPPRFVCGLLDQLLSGLAAVHAEGVVHRDIKPANILMEATGTGRPHLRLSDFGISMRKGEPRLTETDVVVGTPGYFAPEQLLGAEPDFPADLFAVGLVALYLLQGRKPDSRALVEHFLAHGTPGAPEGVPAPLWDVIAGLLQPDPRNRFRTATGARKALAEAVELLPPPAPDEEPVEVFDQLGPLPTGFGPQGPPSTAAGASPAPAAGAPAPGSSASVTVPAEPLRTDPRGTARTAPVALPAPTAPYPAVAAAPAVPGSPAVPARVPAYGPSETGSFHLPPPAAPAAPVPSAPAGAPVRAGGGIAPPPAKAVASLLAAALLCFAVGVWALTRL from the coding sequence ATGGGTGAGGTCTTCGCCGGCCGGTACGAGCTGATCGATCCGATCGGACGCGGCGGCGCCGGTGCCGTGTGGCGGGCCTGGGACCACCGCCGTCGGCGCTATGTGGCCGCGAAGGTCCTCCTGCAGAGCGACGCCCACACGCTGCTGCGGTTCGTACGGGAGCAGGCGCTGCGGATCGACCATCCGCACGTACTGGCTCCGGCCAGCTGGGCGGCCGACGACGACAAGGTCCTGTTCACCATGGACCTGGTCGGCGGCGGCTCGCTCGGCCATGTGATCGGGGACTACGGGCCCCTGCCGCCCCGGTTCGTGTGCGGCCTGCTCGACCAGCTCCTGTCGGGGCTCGCGGCGGTGCACGCGGAGGGCGTGGTGCACCGCGACATCAAACCGGCCAACATCCTGATGGAGGCCACCGGAACCGGGCGGCCGCACCTGCGGCTGTCCGACTTCGGCATCTCCATGCGCAAGGGCGAGCCCCGGCTGACCGAGACCGACGTCGTGGTCGGCACGCCCGGCTATTTCGCCCCCGAGCAACTCCTGGGCGCCGAGCCCGACTTCCCTGCCGACCTCTTCGCCGTGGGGCTGGTCGCCCTGTACCTGCTCCAGGGCCGCAAGCCCGATTCCCGGGCGCTGGTGGAGCACTTCCTCGCGCACGGCACCCCCGGCGCCCCCGAAGGCGTTCCCGCACCGCTCTGGGACGTCATCGCCGGCCTCCTGCAGCCGGACCCCCGAAACCGCTTCCGGACGGCCACAGGGGCGCGCAAGGCCCTTGCCGAGGCCGTGGAACTGCTGCCGCCGCCCGCCCCGGACGAGGAGCCGGTGGAGGTGTTCGACCAACTCGGCCCGCTGCCTACCGGATTCGGCCCGCAGGGCCCGCCGAGCACGGCGGCCGGGGCCTCACCGGCGCCCGCCGCCGGAGCCCCGGCACCCGGGTCCTCCGCCTCCGTCACGGTGCCCGCGGAGCCCCTCCGGACCGACCCGCGCGGTACGGCACGGACCGCTCCGGTGGCCCTGCCCGCGCCGACGGCCCCTTATCCGGCCGTTGCCGCCGCACCGGCCGTCCCCGGCTCCCCCGCCGTCCCGGCCCGGGTGCCCGCGTACGGGCCCTCGGAGACCGGCAGCTTCCACCTGCCGCCGCCGGCCGCACCGGCCGCGCCGGTCCCCTCGGCCCCTGCCGGGGCGCCGGTCCGGGCGGGCGGCGGGATCGCACCGCCCCCGGCGAAGGCGGTGGCCTCCCTGCTCGCCGCGGCGCTGCTCTGCTTCGCGGTGGGGGTCTGGGCCCTCACCCGGCTGTAG
- a CDS encoding helix-turn-helix domain-containing protein translates to MDAVQQEATARARELQRSWYGEPLGALFRRLIDDLGLNQARLAAVLGLSAPMLSQLMSGQRAKIGNPAVVQRVQALQDLAGQVADGSVSAGEATDRMDEIKKTQGGSVLSNSGQTTTSSGAPTVKRVVREIQSLLRSVSAAGDIIDAANSLAPSHPELAEFLRVYGAGRTADAVAHYEAHQN, encoded by the coding sequence GTGGACGCAGTACAACAAGAGGCCACGGCCAGAGCCAGAGAACTTCAGCGCAGTTGGTACGGGGAGCCGCTGGGAGCGCTCTTCCGCCGGCTCATAGATGACCTCGGCTTGAACCAGGCCCGCCTCGCTGCCGTCCTCGGACTGTCGGCGCCCATGCTGTCCCAGCTGATGAGCGGCCAGCGAGCCAAGATCGGGAACCCGGCCGTGGTCCAGCGCGTCCAGGCCCTCCAGGATCTCGCCGGCCAGGTGGCCGACGGAAGCGTCAGCGCGGGGGAGGCCACCGACCGGATGGACGAGATCAAGAAGACCCAGGGAGGATCCGTCCTCAGCAACAGCGGTCAGACCACCACCAGTTCCGGCGCACCCACGGTCAAGCGGGTCGTCCGCGAGATCCAGTCGCTGCTGCGCTCGGTCTCCGCGGCCGGCGACATCATCGACGCGGCGAACAGCCTCGCCCCCAGCCACCCGGAACTGGCAGAGTTCCTCCGGGTGTACGGCGCGGGCCGCACCGCCGACGCGGTCGCCCACTACGAGGCCCACCAGAACTGA
- a CDS encoding FAD-dependent monooxygenase — protein MTRTQVLVVGGGPVGMLVAAELGHHGVRTVVLETEPQTVDRPKAGTLHARTAQGLARRGHLPVPVATGDLLGRGRAEGFHFAGAPGLVITAPATEPAPVLGRSQAELERGFELRARERGVDVLRGHRVTDLVQGPDAVHVTARGPDGVRRFTAEYVVGADGARSTVRERLGFPVDTHPATVSAGLGLVRLTDPDSVPYGWHRTPRGWTIAGVNPYGHSRFITIDFRGPHPDRHSPLTLDELRQEADRIIGHRVPMADPRFLSRFSDFARLVRNYRQGRVFLAGDAAHIHFAVGGQGLNLGLQDALNLSWKLAHALAGTAGKDLLDTYDAERRPAGQRVIDNTRAQLALMRPDPGLDPLRDLVAELLGIDSVNTHLGHMISAQETVYPARTGRGSRGEGRFLPNLPLTTADGPTDLTRLLLPGRPVLLLLGEAGRAYGEQGAAWAHVVRTVSATPARPLPWDAVLVRPDGYIAWAPDGGSLAGALGDWFGEPRRQA, from the coding sequence GTGACACGCACCCAGGTCCTGGTCGTCGGGGGCGGGCCCGTCGGGATGCTCGTCGCCGCCGAGCTCGGGCACCACGGCGTCCGCACCGTCGTACTCGAAACCGAACCGCAGACCGTCGACCGGCCCAAGGCCGGCACCCTGCACGCCCGCACCGCGCAGGGCCTGGCCCGGCGCGGCCATCTGCCCGTGCCCGTCGCGACCGGGGACCTGCTGGGGCGCGGCCGTGCCGAGGGGTTCCACTTCGCGGGCGCGCCGGGACTCGTCATCACCGCCCCCGCCACCGAGCCCGCCCCCGTGCTCGGCCGCTCCCAGGCCGAACTGGAACGGGGCTTCGAGCTCCGGGCCCGCGAACGGGGCGTCGACGTCCTGCGCGGACACCGCGTGACCGACCTCGTCCAGGGACCCGACGCCGTCCACGTGACCGCCCGGGGGCCGGACGGCGTACGGCGGTTCACCGCCGAGTACGTGGTCGGCGCGGACGGCGCCCGCAGCACGGTGCGCGAGCGGCTCGGCTTCCCCGTGGACACCCACCCGGCCACCGTGTCCGCCGGGCTCGGCCTGGTACGGCTGACCGACCCGGACAGCGTGCCGTACGGCTGGCACCGCACCCCGCGCGGCTGGACGATCGCGGGCGTCAACCCGTACGGGCACAGCCGGTTCATCACGATCGACTTCCGCGGCCCGCACCCCGACCGGCACTCCCCGCTCACCCTCGACGAGCTGCGCCAGGAGGCCGACCGCATCATCGGCCACCGCGTGCCCATGGCCGACCCGCGGTTCCTGTCCCGCTTCAGCGACTTCGCCCGGCTGGTGCGCAACTACCGGCAGGGCCGGGTGTTCCTCGCCGGCGACGCCGCCCACATCCACTTCGCCGTGGGCGGGCAGGGCCTCAATCTGGGGCTGCAGGACGCTCTCAACCTGTCCTGGAAACTCGCGCACGCCCTCGCGGGCACCGCGGGCAAGGACCTGCTCGACACCTACGACGCCGAACGCCGGCCCGCCGGGCAGCGCGTCATCGACAACACCCGGGCCCAGCTCGCCCTGATGCGGCCGGACCCGGGGCTCGACCCCCTCCGCGACCTCGTCGCCGAGCTCCTGGGGATCGACTCGGTGAACACCCACCTGGGCCACATGATCAGCGCCCAGGAGACGGTGTACCCCGCGCGCACCGGGCGCGGCTCCCGCGGGGAGGGCCGGTTCCTGCCGAACCTGCCGCTCACCACCGCCGACGGCCCGACCGACCTGACCCGGCTGCTGCTGCCCGGCCGTCCCGTCCTGCTCCTGCTCGGGGAGGCCGGCCGGGCGTACGGCGAGCAGGGCGCGGCCTGGGCCCACGTGGTGCGCACGGTGTCCGCGACGCCCGCCCGGCCGCTTCCCTGGGACGCCGTCCTCGTCCGACCCGACGGGTACATCGCCTGGGCCCCGGACGGCGGCTCGCTGGCCGGCGCCCTGGGCGACTGGTTCGGCGAGCCCCGCCGGCAGGCATGA
- a CDS encoding ArsR/SmtB family transcription factor, whose product MPDEDGHPSPEEMSLPAVLNALSDPLRYAVVSELLGEPAGAERTCASFDLPVSKSTTTHHFRILREAGLVRQVDRGNSRAATLRRADLDLRFPGLLDLIAADRRTRA is encoded by the coding sequence ATGCCCGACGAGGACGGCCACCCCTCGCCTGAGGAGATGAGCCTGCCGGCCGTGCTGAACGCGCTCTCCGACCCCCTGCGTTACGCCGTCGTGAGCGAGCTGCTGGGGGAACCGGCGGGAGCGGAGCGCACCTGCGCCTCCTTCGACCTCCCGGTCTCGAAGTCGACGACCACCCACCACTTCCGGATCCTGCGCGAGGCGGGCCTGGTGCGGCAGGTCGACCGAGGCAACAGCCGGGCGGCCACGCTGCGCCGCGCGGACCTGGACCTGCGCTTCCCGGGCCTGCTCGACCTGATCGCCGCCGACCGCCGCACGCGCGCATGA
- a CDS encoding MGMT family protein, with the protein MRLPDELDTLREAAPAGFAARVLDRVGVPAHRYDCYVRADSPVGPLYVAHGRGAVTGAAATDWYADDRAFEDAYRARTRRSALSGVKPPPGLARALRGRDRTLRYEFGPLADEQRAVLLATRAVPFGQLRPAAWLAREAGLPGLAPETVLAAVRANPVPVLVPAHRLCTDDGLPADCGLPPDFERRLREWEGVDAERVERFVRAGARFLGSGTTRIFCYPTCAHARRITARHEVPFTSADEASAAGFRGCLSCRPAVV; encoded by the coding sequence ATGAGACTGCCGGACGAGTTGGACACGTTGCGCGAGGCGGCACCCGCGGGGTTCGCGGCACGCGTGCTGGACCGCGTCGGCGTTCCGGCACATCGCTACGACTGCTACGTGCGGGCGGACTCCCCGGTCGGCCCCCTCTACGTCGCCCACGGGCGGGGGGCGGTGACCGGCGCCGCCGCCACGGACTGGTACGCCGACGACCGGGCGTTCGAGGACGCCTACCGGGCCCGGACCCGGCGGTCGGCGCTCTCCGGGGTCAAGCCCCCGCCGGGTCTGGCGCGGGCCCTGCGCGGCCGGGACCGGACCCTGCGCTACGAATTCGGGCCGCTCGCCGACGAACAGCGCGCCGTCCTGCTGGCGACCCGGGCCGTCCCGTTCGGACAGCTCCGACCGGCGGCCTGGCTGGCCCGCGAGGCCGGACTGCCGGGTCTCGCACCCGAGACGGTCCTGGCGGCGGTCCGGGCCAACCCCGTCCCCGTGCTCGTACCCGCGCACCGGCTGTGCACCGACGACGGACTCCCGGCGGACTGCGGGCTGCCGCCCGATTTCGAACGGCGGCTGCGGGAGTGGGAGGGCGTGGACGCCGAGCGGGTGGAGCGGTTCGTGCGGGCGGGTGCCCGGTTCCTGGGCAGCGGCACCACGCGGATCTTCTGCTACCCGACGTGCGCGCACGCCCGCCGCATCACCGCCCGCCACGAGGTGCCCTTCACCTCGGCCGACGAGGCCTCCGCCGCCGGGTTCCGGGGCTGCCTCAGCTGCCGGCCGGCCGTCGTCTGA
- a CDS encoding RNA polymerase sigma factor, with the protein MDETPLPLTELLATDLDDGFTELVRTQAGTVRSVLLRLSGSARDADDLGQETFLRAYSALRDYSPERRGQLQPRAWLLTIAANVWRNHVRTLSRRPGVADGIEVTAIELPDGSPGPEQLALDGARRARLVAALSGLPDHHRLPVVLRHIGELSYQEVAGILDCPVGTVKAQVSRGLAALRAEPGLAADRGTHGAAGAAGAAGAKTATARTAHEAARTERKEATG; encoded by the coding sequence ATGGACGAGACGCCCCTGCCACTGACGGAACTGCTCGCGACCGACCTGGACGACGGGTTCACCGAACTCGTACGCACCCAGGCCGGCACCGTGCGTTCCGTCCTGCTGCGTCTCTCCGGCTCCGCGCGGGACGCCGACGACCTGGGCCAGGAAACGTTCCTGCGCGCCTACTCCGCCCTGCGCGACTACTCGCCCGAGCGCCGCGGTCAGCTCCAGCCGCGCGCCTGGCTGCTGACCATCGCCGCGAACGTGTGGCGCAACCACGTCCGCACCCTGAGCCGGCGGCCCGGCGTCGCCGACGGCATCGAGGTGACGGCCATCGAGCTCCCGGACGGCTCCCCCGGGCCGGAGCAGCTCGCGCTCGACGGGGCGCGCCGGGCCCGGCTGGTGGCCGCGCTGTCCGGGCTGCCGGACCACCACCGGCTGCCCGTGGTCCTGCGCCACATCGGCGAGCTGAGCTACCAGGAGGTGGCCGGGATCCTGGACTGCCCGGTCGGCACGGTGAAGGCCCAGGTGTCGCGGGGGCTCGCCGCCCTGCGCGCGGAGCCCGGCCTGGCCGCCGACCGCGGGACGCACGGAGCGGCCGGGGCTGCCGGGGCTGCCGGGGCGAAGACGGCGACGGCGAGGACGGCACACGAAGCGGCCCGGACGGAACGGAAGGAGGCGACGGGATGA
- a CDS encoding BTAD domain-containing putative transcriptional regulator, whose amino-acid sequence MMGNPVRGTATADEDLSGGSWSFGERLLSFRGREGLTQRELAERAGVSVRVLRDIEHGRVHRPQTRTVRLLARVLGLDADTARRLAPPARESVRPGSERLHIGILGPLSVRYRGVETHVHAAKVRRLLALLALRYPEAAGLGEITHALWPKDPPRSYQNLVHTYVSQARRVLLLPGGQAGAPAPSFLARTHTGYVLELERDQVDLTQFQDLWARARQAHGAGDAEAAHELAERAYGCWRGPLLAGEPLLPHHPAAMAAARQRVESLLLHTDLSLQVRRPERVLGALRGATEEEPLHEGLQARLMLVLASCGEQREALKIYSEVARRLDRELGVQPGDELRRAHLRILHQELPWPRTGPASAWAAFDVPAAPPPRPAAPAPRPRPSQTPAASTGFVGRAAELKRLDRLLLPTGERAGQVPAVLVTGFPGVGKTALAVRWAHRVRERFPDGQLYVDLHGYADRRPLHPQEALASFLRALGVPDGELPRSLDEAANLYRTLLSDRRMLIVLDNAREESQIRPLVPGAAGCAVLVTSRDTLPGLVARDGVPRLDLDVLGGDEALTLLSRLLRSGRVDAEPLAARALNRQCGGLPLAIRLLAARLEEHPGVGIAQLCVELQEAGAFRELRVETDDLFTAVHAAFELSYVSLPEPLRRWFRLFARTEGRLVSGYAMADLAGTTPLEATRALRRLVGVSLLRECAQPVLPPRSAAALRAPTGAAGGRAVPAAVGVTAAGRGRAAGSPAECQPDGEEPEHDGGEAVGDP is encoded by the coding sequence ATGATGGGGAACCCCGTCCGCGGCACGGCGACCGCGGACGAAGACTTAAGCGGCGGCAGTTGGTCGTTCGGCGAACGGCTGCTCTCGTTCCGGGGACGGGAAGGGCTGACGCAGCGCGAGCTGGCGGAACGCGCCGGGGTGAGCGTGCGGGTCCTGCGGGACATCGAGCACGGCCGGGTGCACCGGCCCCAGACGCGGACCGTGCGGCTGCTGGCCCGCGTGCTGGGCCTCGACGCGGACACCGCACGGCGGCTGGCGCCGCCCGCGCGCGAGTCCGTACGCCCGGGGAGCGAGCGGCTCCACATCGGCATCCTCGGTCCGCTGTCCGTCCGGTACCGCGGTGTCGAGACCCACGTCCACGCGGCCAAGGTGCGGCGCCTGCTGGCCCTGCTCGCCCTGCGGTACCCCGAGGCGGCCGGCCTGGGGGAGATCACCCACGCGCTGTGGCCCAAGGACCCGCCGCGTTCGTACCAGAACCTGGTGCACACCTACGTCAGCCAGGCGCGCCGGGTGCTGCTGCTCCCCGGTGGCCAGGCGGGGGCACCGGCCCCCTCGTTCCTGGCGCGCACGCACACGGGCTACGTGCTGGAACTGGAGCGCGACCAGGTCGACCTGACCCAGTTCCAGGACCTGTGGGCACGGGCGCGCCAGGCGCACGGGGCCGGGGACGCGGAAGCCGCCCACGAGCTGGCCGAACGCGCCTACGGCTGCTGGCGCGGCCCGCTGCTGGCCGGCGAGCCGCTGCTGCCGCACCATCCCGCGGCCATGGCGGCCGCCCGGCAGCGGGTGGAGAGCCTGCTGCTCCACACGGACCTCTCCCTGCAGGTGCGGCGGCCCGAGCGGGTGCTGGGGGCCCTGCGCGGTGCCACGGAGGAGGAACCGCTGCACGAGGGGCTCCAGGCGCGGCTGATGCTGGTGCTGGCGAGCTGCGGGGAGCAGCGGGAGGCCTTGAAGATCTACTCCGAGGTGGCCCGCCGGCTCGACCGGGAGCTCGGCGTCCAGCCGGGTGACGAACTGCGCCGCGCCCACCTGCGGATCCTGCACCAGGAGCTGCCGTGGCCGCGGACGGGACCGGCGTCCGCGTGGGCCGCCTTCGACGTGCCGGCCGCGCCCCCGCCCCGGCCCGCCGCGCCGGCGCCCAGACCCCGGCCGTCCCAGACACCGGCCGCGAGCACGGGCTTCGTCGGCCGCGCCGCCGAGCTGAAACGGCTGGACCGGCTGCTCCTGCCCACCGGCGAGCGGGCCGGGCAGGTCCCCGCGGTGCTGGTCACGGGCTTCCCCGGGGTGGGCAAGACGGCGCTGGCCGTGCGCTGGGCCCACCGGGTGCGCGAACGGTTCCCGGACGGGCAGTTGTACGTCGACCTGCACGGGTACGCCGACCGGCGGCCGCTGCACCCGCAGGAGGCCCTCGCCTCGTTCCTGCGCGCCCTGGGCGTCCCCGACGGGGAGCTCCCCCGGTCCCTCGACGAAGCCGCGAACCTGTACCGCACCCTGCTGTCGGACCGGCGGATGCTGATCGTGCTGGACAACGCGCGCGAGGAGAGCCAGATCCGGCCGCTCGTGCCGGGCGCGGCCGGCTGCGCGGTCCTCGTCACCAGCCGCGACACCCTGCCGGGGCTGGTGGCCCGGGACGGCGTGCCGCGGCTCGACCTCGACGTGCTCGGCGGGGACGAGGCGCTCACCCTGCTGTCCCGGCTGCTGCGCAGCGGGCGGGTGGATGCCGAGCCGCTGGCCGCGCGGGCGCTGAACCGGCAGTGCGGAGGTCTGCCGCTGGCGATACGGCTGCTCGCGGCCCGTCTGGAGGAGCATCCCGGGGTCGGGATCGCCCAGCTCTGCGTGGAGTTGCAGGAGGCGGGGGCGTTCCGGGAGCTGCGGGTCGAGACGGACGACCTGTTCACCGCGGTCCACGCGGCGTTCGAACTCTCCTACGTGTCCTTGCCGGAGCCCCTGCGCCGCTGGTTCCGGCTGTTCGCGCGGACCGAGGGACGGCTCGTCAGCGGCTACGCCATGGCGGACCTGGCGGGCACGACCCCGCTGGAGGCGACGCGCGCACTGCGCCGGCTGGTCGGCGTGAGCCTGCTCCGGGAGTGCGCCCAACCGGTTCTCCCTCCCCGCTCCGCTGCTGCGCTACGCGCGCCAACTGGCGCTGCGGGAGGACGCGCAGTGCCCGCTGCGGTCGGTGTGACCGCAGCGGGGCGAGGGCGGGCGGCCGGGTCACCCGCCGAGTGCCAGCCGGACGGCGAAGAGCCCGAACACGACGGCGGTGAGGCTGTCGGTGATCCGTAG
- a CDS encoding LysE family translocator, with product MTPGPDLVMITNLVLNGSLRVATAAALGMITAGAVQAGLGAAGLAALLAASPGLFAAFRWAGAVVLLGWAVLALRRATRRAGAAAPAPSPQAAVTVPAHAAGEPTASPPPPGRAAGDAGPSVRQAFGQGLLCTGSNPKVGIFLMAFLPQFVPVGMAPEVGVPLLAACYLALGLLWLLTWMRLVHRLAPHLRSPRVLRITDSLTAVVFGLFAVRLALGG from the coding sequence ATGACGCCCGGCCCCGACCTCGTCATGATCACCAACCTGGTGCTGAACGGCTCCCTGCGGGTGGCCACCGCCGCCGCGCTCGGCATGATCACCGCCGGGGCCGTCCAGGCCGGGCTCGGCGCGGCCGGGCTGGCCGCGCTCCTCGCGGCGAGCCCCGGGCTCTTCGCGGCCTTCCGCTGGGCCGGCGCGGTCGTGCTGCTCGGCTGGGCCGTGCTCGCCCTGCGGCGGGCCACCCGCCGGGCCGGCGCCGCGGCCCCCGCGCCGTCGCCCCAGGCCGCGGTCACGGTCCCCGCGCACGCGGCGGGTGAACCCACCGCCAGCCCCCCTCCGCCCGGACGGGCGGCCGGCGACGCCGGCCCCTCGGTGCGCCAGGCCTTCGGGCAGGGCCTGCTGTGCACCGGGTCCAATCCCAAGGTGGGCATCTTCCTGATGGCCTTCCTGCCCCAGTTCGTGCCCGTCGGCATGGCCCCCGAGGTCGGCGTCCCACTGCTGGCCGCCTGCTATCTGGCGCTGGGGCTGCTCTGGCTCCTCACCTGGATGAGGCTGGTCCACCGGCTCGCCCCGCACCTGCGGTCCCCGCGGGTGCTACGGATCACCGACAGCCTCACCGCCGTCGTGTTCGGGCTCTTCGCCGTCCGGCTGGCACTCGGCGGGTGA
- a CDS encoding ATP-grasp domain-containing protein, producing the protein MTGAERTPDAPQGPCVIVDPYSSGALFAQTLADHGVPVVAVVTGPRPPEAYASSYQPQDFPEIIVYEGDLEAVAQRLRALDPRCVVAGCESGVELAERLAPLVTPERCNVPGLAAARRDKSSMADATRAAGLPVIPQICTADADEVAAWLEREGLAGADLVVKPPKSASTDGVIKLTGGEDWRGVFARQLGRVNQFGEVDDRLLVQKFVTGTEYVIDTFSHDGKHAVVDVCAYRKVDNGPHMAVYDTMRWLPPDDPALPGLTEYVFGVLDAVGLRFGSAHVEVMGTAEGPLLIELGARPHGGGQPRFNRNATGDSQIDRTVRWLTGGELPQSYELLVHQMCVFHIAPRSGTVRGTAALDGVRDLPSHHFSIQNLADGDHVPATRDLVDSLNFGFVILAHPDAEQIQRDYEAVRAAERLLSIEEQRSTPPLS; encoded by the coding sequence GTGACGGGCGCTGAGCGGACCCCGGACGCACCGCAGGGCCCCTGCGTGATCGTCGACCCGTACTCCTCGGGGGCGCTGTTCGCACAGACGCTGGCCGACCACGGCGTCCCGGTGGTGGCGGTGGTGACCGGCCCCCGGCCGCCGGAGGCCTACGCCTCCTCCTACCAGCCGCAGGACTTCCCCGAGATCATCGTCTACGAGGGCGACCTGGAGGCCGTCGCACAGCGGCTGCGGGCGCTGGACCCGCGCTGCGTCGTGGCGGGCTGCGAGTCCGGGGTGGAACTGGCCGAACGGCTCGCCCCGCTCGTGACGCCCGAGCGGTGCAACGTACCCGGACTCGCGGCGGCCCGTCGGGACAAGAGCAGCATGGCGGACGCCACCCGGGCGGCCGGCCTGCCGGTCATCCCGCAGATCTGCACCGCCGACGCCGACGAGGTGGCGGCCTGGCTGGAGCGCGAGGGCCTGGCCGGGGCGGACCTGGTCGTCAAGCCGCCCAAGAGCGCCAGCACCGACGGTGTGATCAAACTGACCGGCGGGGAGGACTGGCGGGGCGTGTTCGCGCGCCAGCTCGGCCGGGTCAACCAGTTCGGCGAGGTCGACGACCGGCTCCTGGTCCAGAAGTTCGTCACCGGCACCGAGTACGTGATCGACACCTTCAGCCACGACGGCAAGCACGCCGTGGTCGACGTGTGCGCCTACCGCAAGGTCGACAACGGTCCGCACATGGCCGTCTACGACACCATGCGCTGGCTCCCCCCGGACGATCCGGCCCTGCCCGGCCTCACGGAGTACGTCTTCGGCGTCCTGGACGCGGTGGGCCTGCGCTTCGGCTCGGCCCACGTCGAGGTGATGGGCACGGCGGAGGGCCCCCTGCTGATCGAGCTCGGTGCCCGGCCGCACGGCGGCGGCCAGCCGCGCTTCAACCGCAACGCCACCGGCGACAGCCAGATCGACCGGACCGTGCGCTGGCTGACCGGGGGCGAACTCCCGCAGAGCTACGAGCTGCTCGTCCACCAGATGTGCGTCTTCCACATCGCGCCCCGCTCCGGGACCGTCCGCGGCACGGCCGCCCTGGACGGCGTCCGCGACCTGCCCAGCCACCACTTCTCGATCCAGAACCTGGCCGACGGGGACCACGTGCCCGCCACCCGGGACCTGGTCGACAGCCTCAACTTCGGATTCGTGATCCTCGCCCACCCCGACGCAGAACAGATCCAGCGGGACTACGAGGCCGTCCGGGCCGCGGAACGCCTGCTTTCCATCGAGGAGCAGCGATCAACACCGCCGCTTTCCTGA
- a CDS encoding alpha/beta hydrolase, producing the protein MAYADGIENFVKTVDGALPPDFYTYPVERQRALYDGLTEVLPIPVPEGVSHRDASVTHGGRTARIRIYEPARRTGDAVLFYIRGGGFVIGSLHSHHSLVAELADRTGLVAIALDFGMAPENPHPGPLEDCYAGLCGTLADLPALGLDGIDPEGAVLCGESSGANMAVVLSMIARDRGGPRLRGQAVISPVLDFTRWRHGGEDAPLLSGGEMEFYTACYCPEPGQAELPYVSPLLTGTFHDLPPAYVVGCEMDSLRVDAEKYTARLRQNGTPVTYVMEEGMVHAPVRARRISEPAGAFFARYCDAVAALAAGEAAGRDGR; encoded by the coding sequence ATGGCCTACGCAGACGGCATCGAGAATTTCGTGAAGACGGTCGACGGCGCCCTACCGCCGGACTTCTACACCTACCCCGTCGAACGACAGCGCGCCCTGTACGACGGGCTGACCGAGGTCCTCCCGATCCCCGTGCCCGAGGGCGTCAGCCACCGGGACGCGAGCGTCACCCACGGCGGACGGACCGCCCGGATCCGCATCTACGAACCGGCCCGGCGCACGGGCGACGCCGTGCTGTTCTACATACGCGGCGGCGGCTTCGTCATCGGCTCCCTGCACAGCCACCACAGCCTGGTCGCCGAACTCGCCGACCGCACCGGCCTGGTGGCGATCGCCCTCGACTTCGGCATGGCCCCGGAGAACCCGCACCCCGGCCCGCTGGAGGACTGTTACGCCGGACTGTGCGGCACGCTGGCCGACCTGCCCGCCCTCGGGCTCGACGGCATCGACCCCGAGGGCGCGGTGCTCTGCGGGGAGAGCTCCGGAGCCAACATGGCCGTGGTCCTCTCGATGATCGCCCGCGACCGGGGCGGCCCCAGGCTGCGCGGCCAGGCGGTGATCAGCCCGGTGCTGGACTTCACCCGGTGGCGGCACGGCGGCGAGGACGCGCCCCTGCTCTCCGGCGGGGAGATGGAGTTCTACACCGCGTGCTACTGCCCGGAACCCGGTCAGGCGGAACTCCCGTACGTCTCGCCGCTGCTCACCGGCACCTTCCACGACCTGCCGCCCGCCTACGTCGTGGGCTGCGAGATGGACTCGCTGCGCGTGGACGCCGAGAAGTACACCGCCCGGCTGCGGCAGAACGGCACGCCGGTGACGTACGTGATGGAGGAGGGGATGGTGCACGCCCCGGTGCGCGCCCGCCGGATCAGCGAGCCGGCCGGGGCGTTCTTCGCCCGCTATTGCGACGCCGTGGCCGCCCTCGCGGCCGGAGAGGCGGCCGGCCGTGACGGGCGCTGA